A genomic window from Pseudoalteromonas piratica includes:
- a CDS encoding tRNA-dihydrouridine synthase produces MKLILAPMEGVVDFHMRELLTDFGGFDLCVTEFVRVVDALLPPRVFYRYCPELNFSGKTKAGTPVRIQLLGQNAPILAENAVRAVELGSYGVDLNFGCPAKTVNKSKGGAVLLKEPEQIYQIVKAVRDAVPDAHEVSAKVRLGFDDSSQSHEIFDAVNSAGANSIAIHARTKRDGYRPPAYWEKIKPLKENKNIEVVANGEVWNFEHYLLCQERSGCEHVMLGRGALAQPDLAAEIAARRASKSYTPISWQQVLAHIVDSNMHCDGGNSERYFASRTKQWLAYLKLHYPEAEIFFEEIKRLKSSQEVLDKILQASNKVTTC; encoded by the coding sequence ATGAAACTAATTTTGGCCCCAATGGAAGGCGTTGTTGACTTCCATATGAGAGAACTACTTACCGATTTTGGTGGGTTTGATTTATGTGTTACCGAATTTGTTCGTGTTGTCGATGCCCTTCTACCTCCCCGTGTGTTTTACCGCTATTGCCCTGAGCTTAACTTTTCTGGCAAAACAAAAGCAGGCACACCTGTGCGCATTCAATTGCTTGGGCAAAACGCGCCTATTCTGGCCGAAAATGCTGTTCGTGCCGTTGAATTAGGCTCTTATGGCGTAGATTTAAACTTTGGCTGCCCTGCAAAAACAGTGAACAAAAGTAAAGGTGGCGCAGTGTTACTTAAAGAGCCTGAACAAATTTATCAAATTGTGAAAGCTGTTCGAGATGCTGTTCCTGATGCACATGAGGTATCAGCCAAAGTGCGACTTGGTTTTGATGATAGCTCGCAAAGCCATGAGATTTTTGATGCGGTAAATAGTGCCGGTGCCAATAGCATTGCAATTCATGCCAGAACCAAACGGGATGGCTATCGTCCTCCGGCTTATTGGGAAAAAATTAAGCCTCTTAAAGAAAATAAGAATATTGAAGTTGTTGCTAATGGTGAAGTGTGGAATTTTGAGCACTATTTACTTTGTCAGGAACGCAGTGGTTGCGAGCACGTCATGCTTGGACGAGGTGCATTAGCGCAGCCTGATCTTGCCGCAGAAATTGCGGCTAGACGCGCTTCAAAAAGTTATACCCCCATTTCTTGGCAACAAGTACTTGCACATATTGTCGACTCCAATATGCACTGCGATGGCGGAAACAGCGAACGCTATTTTGCCAGTCGCACAAAACAGTGGCTTGCATACTTAAAGCTGCATTACCCTGAAGCTGAAATTTTCTTTGAAGAAATTAAGCGCTTAAAATCAAGCCAAGAAGTGCTAGATAAAATTTTACAGGCGAGTAACAAAGTCACGACTTGTTGA
- a CDS encoding HvfA family oxazolone/thioamide-modified RiPP metallophore, with product MKTLNKNSVAMTVGAAVIGASSLVATAANANPFQVTAMQAGYMLDAGEGKCGEGKCGGDKKAEKEGKCGEGKCGGDKKAKKEGKCGEGKCGGDHKAKKEGKCGEGKCGGDKKAKKEGKCGEGKCGGDHKAKKEGKCGEGKCGGDHKAKKEGKCGEGKCGGDKKAKKEGKCGEGKCGGHR from the coding sequence ATGAAAACACTTAATAAAAATTCAGTAGCAATGACAGTAGGTGCGGCAGTAATTGGTGCATCAAGCCTTGTAGCAACGGCAGCAAACGCAAACCCATTCCAAGTTACGGCAATGCAAGCGGGTTACATGCTTGACGCAGGTGAAGGTAAATGTGGCGAAGGCAAATGCGGTGGCGACAAAAAAGCTGAGAAAGAAGGCAAATGTGGCGAAGGCAAATGCGGCGGCGACAAAAAAGCTAAGAAAGAAGGCAAGTGCGGCGAAGGCAAATGCGGTGGCGACCACAAAGCTAAGAAAGAAGGCAAGTGTGGCGAAGGCAAATGCGGTGGCGACAAAAAAGCTAAAAAAGAAGGTAAGTGTGGCGAAGGCAAATGCGGCGGCGACCACAAAGCTAAAAAAGAAGGCAAGTGCGGCGAAGGCAAATGCGGTGGCGACCACAAAGCTAAGAAAGAAGGCAAGTGTGGCGAAGGCAAATGCGGTGGCGACAAAAAAGCTAAAAAAGAAGGCAAGTGTGGCGAAGGTAAATGCGGTGGCCACCGTTAA
- a CDS encoding GGDEF domain-containing protein, protein MIFSFQNASFRDTETGLYNQAYFMEIFNREWHRLIRDKDSLSILLFNPHIKMLNDADTAKLIQIANVLTGQTLRSTDITCRFNKHCFAMGLFGLDTDGTKVIVERIQHALSEQEKLGLLHCNISIGAVNVMPQLGIEPELVFEKTISALHCAEESGVNTYQIETYSIH, encoded by the coding sequence ATGATTTTTTCATTTCAAAACGCCTCATTTCGCGACACAGAGACAGGATTATACAACCAAGCTTACTTTATGGAAATTTTTAACCGCGAATGGCACCGATTGATCCGTGATAAAGATAGTTTATCAATTTTATTATTTAACCCACATATCAAAATGTTAAATGATGCTGATACCGCTAAATTGATCCAAATAGCCAATGTACTCACAGGGCAAACACTGCGAAGCACAGACATTACTTGCCGTTTCAATAAGCACTGTTTTGCTATGGGATTATTTGGCTTAGATACAGATGGCACCAAAGTGATTGTTGAGCGCATTCAGCATGCATTGTCAGAACAAGAAAAGTTAGGCCTGTTACATTGCAACATTAGTATTGGTGCAGTGAATGTTATGCCTCAGTTAGGCATTGAACCAGAGCTTGTGTTTGAGAAAACAATTTCGGCGCTACATTGTGCTGAAGAGAGTGGTGTTAATACCTACCAAATAGAAACTTACTCTATTCACTGA
- a CDS encoding TraR/DksA family transcriptional regulator — translation MTVSLELFRRRLKVELDTLREEVVEHYGQVQPALVNDLHSINYSDWPDFLEKHFLLNHEPKLNRLVQLEAALAQFEIGQYGYCADCEEPIELELLDADPAAQRCKRCSH, via the coding sequence ATGACAGTATCACTTGAGTTATTCAGACGACGGTTAAAAGTAGAACTTGATACTTTACGCGAAGAGGTTGTTGAACATTATGGACAAGTACAGCCAGCGTTAGTAAATGACTTACATTCGATCAACTACAGTGATTGGCCAGATTTTCTGGAAAAGCATTTTCTATTGAACCACGAACCTAAACTGAATCGTTTAGTTCAATTAGAAGCTGCGTTGGCGCAATTTGAAATTGGCCAATATGGCTATTGTGCCGACTGTGAAGAGCCGATTGAATTAGAGCTATTAGATGCGGATCCTGCAGCGCAACGCTGTAAACGCTGCAGCCATTAG